The proteins below come from a single Acaryochloris sp. CCMEE 5410 genomic window:
- a CDS encoding ISAs1 family transposase, with the protein MSHLIDTLKQVPDFRSAHGRIHPLWLLLLLMVMGMLAGYQGYRPLETFVSDYRQPLSELLGLESLEVPSHCTFRRVMKGLDFQALSHQFEAWMLSKAQTHSPDNYAASIDGKRIRQGLTDAKGKQRFVGLVSLFAVEAGITLKLEALTQEDNSEIKVVQALLETLQLDGLLITMDALHAQKTLEKIVASGNDYLVAVKSNQGRLYDHLQTYFECLKPMAEHIHSAQSRGRDEHRCIQVYEPVGIALQEWEAIRSVLCVQRWGTRKGKEYHNTAYYISSAATSPQHWQSLVREHWGIENRLHWPKDVVFGEDDYRLEDEQALLNWSVLRTIGINILRLNDYQSLKTAMTKLANRVDIIFSLLT; encoded by the coding sequence ATGAGCCATCTAATCGATACTTTGAAGCAAGTCCCGGATTTCCGCAGTGCCCATGGCCGTATTCATCCGTTATGGCTGCTGTTGCTATTGATGGTGATGGGCATGCTTGCTGGATATCAAGGGTACCGTCCGTTAGAAACCTTTGTGAGCGATTATCGCCAGCCTTTAAGTGAGCTATTGGGGCTTGAGAGCCTCGAAGTTCCGTCTCACTGTACCTTTCGTCGAGTGATGAAGGGGCTTGACTTCCAAGCGTTGAGCCACCAATTTGAAGCATGGATGCTCTCGAAAGCCCAGACTCACTCTCCCGATAATTATGCAGCCTCCATTGATGGCAAACGGATTCGTCAGGGGCTGACAGATGCCAAGGGGAAGCAGCGTTTTGTAGGGTTGGTGAGTTTATTTGCGGTGGAAGCAGGCATCACCCTCAAGCTCGAAGCCCTCACTCAGGAGGATAATAGCGAAATCAAAGTCGTCCAGGCACTGTTGGAAACCCTTCAACTCGATGGCTTGCTGATTACCATGGATGCCTTACACGCCCAAAAAACACTTGAGAAGATTGTGGCCTCGGGTAACGACTATCTTGTGGCGGTCAAATCCAATCAGGGAAGACTTTACGACCACCTCCAGACTTACTTTGAGTGTCTTAAACCCATGGCTGAGCACATCCACTCCGCCCAAAGTAGAGGACGAGATGAACATCGGTGTATACAGGTTTATGAGCCTGTCGGCATAGCCCTACAAGAATGGGAGGCAATTCGCTCTGTGCTTTGTGTCCAACGATGGGGCACTCGCAAAGGAAAGGAGTATCACAATACGGCCTATTACATCAGTTCAGCTGCCACCTCACCCCAGCATTGGCAATCTCTGGTCCGAGAACATTGGGGCATTGAAAATCGGTTGCATTGGCCGAAGGATGTTGTTTTTGGCGAAGATGATTATCGACTCGAAGATGAACAAGCACTGCTCAATTGGTCAGTGCTTAGAACTATTGGGATTAATATCCTGCGGCTAAACGACTATCAATCCCTCAAAACCGCGATGACTAAGCTTGCTAATCGGGTCGATATTATTTTTTCGCTGCTAACTTAA
- a CDS encoding ankyrin repeat domain-containing protein, whose translation MTVSHEIVGQFVDAAVLDSQLANRLLQKHPELKSATLLGESLLHFLAIENYPNGIRFLVKRGWSIDECEEDGTTPLISAVFVGAFDAAVALLELGADPNAVSDTYDNPLHCAISDGNIKLVDLLLKGGATPLYKMNCGTTAFDVLPNNKPEKNATIRAMLREHGWVAPDE comes from the coding sequence ATGACTGTTTCACATGAAATTGTTGGACAATTTGTGGATGCCGCTGTACTGGATTCACAGCTAGCAAATCGTCTGTTGCAAAAACATCCTGAGCTGAAATCTGCAACATTGCTTGGCGAATCGCTCCTTCACTTCTTGGCTATCGAAAATTACCCTAACGGTATCCGTTTCCTAGTGAAGCGGGGCTGGTCTATTGATGAATGTGAAGAGGATGGAACAACACCATTGATTAGTGCTGTGTTCGTCGGGGCATTTGATGCAGCAGTCGCATTACTTGAACTTGGGGCGGATCCGAATGCTGTCTCGGATACATATGACAACCCGCTCCACTGTGCTATTTCTGATGGCAATATCAAACTGGTTGACCTCCTGCTCAAAGGTGGAGCAACTCCTTTGTATAAAATGAATTGTGGAACCACCGCTTTTGATGTGCTGCCTAATAACAAACCCGAAAAAAATGCCACAATTAGAGCAATGTTAAGAGAGCATGGTTGGGTTGCACCTGATGAGTGA
- a CDS encoding glutathione S-transferase family protein, giving the protein MSTPLSWSELADRTDFHLDPVNGPTNAQSCLRLFGQSENDVKVTLFRDNHAWCPYCQKIWLWLEEKQIPYRIEKVTMFCYGEKERWYKQIVPSGMLPALELKGRVITESDDILIALEKEFGPLGKGMQDPAVMPLRQLERLLFRAWCTWLCYPSRPRQDQRNREQFVSVVEKVEAALSSTPGPYFLEEFGTADAIFTPYVERMNASLYYYKGYSLREENPRFSDWFDAMESRPTYRGTQSDFHTHAHDLPPQMGGCYKNSDPQTPINMDRVDNGPWSELPDVTYPEPETSRAEALHRVVKHHENIIKVNPTKDELFDEALRCALTHLITGEVCSPPPGSDIGLRYLRDRISVPRDMSIYAAKRLKESLEATAALVGNRQGTPIPVRHRRDQDPANFAKA; this is encoded by the coding sequence ATGAGTACCCCCTTGAGCTGGTCTGAATTAGCTGACCGTACTGACTTCCATTTGGATCCTGTGAACGGTCCAACCAATGCCCAATCCTGCCTGCGTTTGTTTGGTCAATCCGAAAACGATGTAAAGGTTACACTCTTCCGTGACAATCACGCCTGGTGTCCCTACTGCCAAAAAATTTGGCTATGGCTAGAAGAGAAGCAGATCCCCTATCGGATCGAAAAAGTGACGATGTTTTGTTACGGGGAAAAAGAACGGTGGTATAAGCAGATCGTACCCTCGGGGATGTTGCCTGCTCTGGAGCTAAAGGGTCGGGTAATTACCGAAAGTGATGATATTTTAATTGCCTTAGAAAAAGAGTTTGGTCCCTTGGGCAAAGGTATGCAAGATCCAGCAGTTATGCCTTTGCGCCAACTGGAGCGATTGCTGTTTCGGGCCTGGTGTACTTGGTTGTGCTATCCCTCTCGTCCTCGGCAAGATCAGCGAAATCGGGAGCAGTTTGTCAGCGTGGTGGAAAAGGTAGAAGCAGCTCTTAGCAGTACACCTGGGCCTTATTTTTTGGAAGAGTTCGGCACAGCAGACGCAATTTTTACCCCCTATGTCGAGCGCATGAACGCTAGCCTCTATTACTACAAGGGCTACTCTCTGCGAGAAGAGAATCCCCGGTTTTCGGATTGGTTTGATGCTATGGAAAGTCGGCCCACTTATCGAGGCACTCAAAGCGACTTCCACACCCATGCCCATGATTTACCCCCGCAGATGGGCGGTTGCTATAAGAACAGCGATCCGCAGACGCCCATCAATATGGATCGAGTGGATAATGGTCCTTGGTCAGAGTTGCCGGATGTGACCTATCCAGAACCCGAAACCTCTCGGGCGGAAGCATTACATCGGGTGGTGAAGCATCACGAGAATATTATTAAGGTCAATCCAACCAAGGATGAGTTATTTGATGAAGCTCTGCGCTGTGCCCTGACCCATTTGATTACGGGGGAGGTCTGCTCACCCCCGCCGGGTTCGGATATTGGGTTGCGTTACTTGCGCGATCGCATCAGTGTTCCGCGCGATATGTCCATCTATGCAGCTAAGCGTTTGAAGGAATCCCTGGAGGCAACAGCCGCCCTCGTGGGTAATCGTCAGGGGACCCCCATCCCTGTGCGTCACCGCCGTGATCAAGACCCAGCCAATTTTGCCAAGGCATGA
- a CDS encoding IS5 family transposase (programmed frameshift) encodes MNYEAAQKLSAKDFKRRTGVYKQTFKRMLHAWHTYHLNRSNAGRPPKLCRCDQLMVALQYWREYRTYFHIAGDWEVPESTVCRIVHQVESALMNSGLFRLPGKKHLIQGFERPDVVVMDVTETPIERPQKGQKAYYSGKKKRHPLKCQIIADRNTLEIICLSFDKGRRHDFQIFKVSGIHIHPDTESLQDSGYQGIAAYHANSYVPLKKPQHNELTSLQREYNRALSQERIGIEHINRSLKIFRILSERYRNRRRRYALRCNLISAIYNHELSLAA; translated from the exons ATGAATTACGAAGCAGCCCAAAAGCTGAGTGCAAAAGACTTTAAGCGACGAACTGGAGTCTACAAACAAACCTTTAAACGCATGCTCCACGCATGGCATACCTATCACCTCAATCGCTCAAATGCAGGAAGACCTCCAAAGTTGTGTCGTTGTGATCAACTGATGGTGGCCCTTCAATATTGGCGAGAATATCGGACCTATTTCCACATTGCTGGAGATTGGGAAGTCCCTGAATCAACCGTCTGCCGTATTGTCCACCAGGTCGAGAGTGCTCTGATGAACTCAGGACTCTTCCGCTTACCCGGCAAGAAACATCTAATACAAGGATTTGAGCGACCTGATGTTGTCGTGATGGATGTGACTGAGACACCGATTGAACGTCCTCAAAAAGGACAAAAAGCGTATTATTCAGGAAAAA AAAAGAGGCATCCCCTCAAATGCCAGATTATTGCTGACCGCAACACTTTAGAGATTATCTGTCTGAGCTTTGACAAAGGTCGTCGGCATGATTTTCAGATATTCAAGGTTTCAGGTATCCATATCCATCCAGATACCGAGAGTCTGCAAGATAGCGGATATCAAGGGATTGCAGCCTACCACGCCAACAGCTATGTTCCTCTCAAGAAGCCACAACACAATGAACTGACTTCCCTGCAGCGAGAGTATAACCGTGCTTTGAGTCAGGAACGAATTGGCATTGAACACATTAATCGCAGCCTGAAGATTTTCAGAATTTTGTCGGAGCGCTATCGCAATCGTCGTCGTCGCTACGCCCTGCGGTGTAACTTGATTTCAGCCATCTATAACCATGAGCTATCTTTGGCTGCTTAA
- a CDS encoding SH3 domain-containing protein — protein MKRNQRLSFVLLLCLFGLGLSIQACQQTSADTNSPSTETPADRQQSGAGQSGPFSQELDKIGKPESSSSSPDEGEIREVTYIAEKITPVPAQLVSKDPNSRINVRSQPSTRSKAKHFGYKGDAVTLLQKAKGEGEAIWYYLRFNQSQAEGWIRKDFISLTSSKLNPKQQYLPFNLKTDPWISSFNQSYKAAKQTNEPWLFNAPTVALKLLGYPNTDGCKPTNVSTIEHSPSKVTVIVSNGPEQVLPCAGDSVLASETRVDLVKQKRIWAIEWVGGRYRCHQGRGQQEFAPARCN, from the coding sequence ATGAAACGGAATCAAAGACTTAGCTTTGTGTTGCTCCTTTGCCTATTTGGTTTGGGGTTATCCATTCAAGCTTGCCAACAAACTTCGGCCGATACGAATTCACCCAGCACTGAGACTCCAGCTGACCGTCAACAATCTGGGGCAGGCCAATCTGGTCCATTCAGTCAAGAATTAGACAAAATCGGCAAACCTGAGAGTTCTTCATCTTCCCCTGATGAAGGCGAAATCCGAGAGGTCACTTACATCGCCGAAAAAATTACGCCTGTACCCGCCCAACTCGTGAGCAAAGATCCGAATTCCCGTATTAATGTGCGATCGCAACCCTCCACTCGCTCCAAAGCCAAACATTTTGGCTACAAAGGAGATGCGGTCACCCTGCTTCAAAAAGCGAAAGGAGAAGGAGAGGCCATCTGGTACTATCTTCGCTTTAACCAATCTCAAGCAGAGGGGTGGATTCGTAAAGACTTCATCAGCCTTACCTCATCAAAACTGAATCCCAAGCAGCAGTATCTCCCATTCAACTTGAAAACAGATCCATGGATATCCTCCTTTAATCAGAGCTACAAAGCTGCTAAGCAAACTAACGAACCCTGGCTGTTTAATGCCCCGACTGTCGCTTTGAAATTATTGGGCTATCCCAATACGGATGGCTGTAAACCGACAAACGTCTCAACCATCGAACATAGTCCCTCTAAGGTAACGGTGATTGTCAGCAATGGCCCAGAGCAAGTGCTGCCTTGTGCCGGTGATTCCGTTCTGGCCTCCGAGACGCGAGTTGATTTAGTCAAACAAAAGCGCATTTGGGCCATTGAATGGGTAGGTGGTCGCTATCGGTGCCACCAGGGTCGCGGGCAACAAGAGTTCGCCCCTGCACGATGCAATTGA
- a CDS encoding EAL domain-containing protein, with product MNDFATNPLDRQSELTELGQKALSGFSLTDLYLDAIALMSHHLPISDCSLWQVLSDSNTLRLVAKQKASLLGGSTDIDSRDYPWLQTLMQTGQTAVIAGQSEQLPLTQPHGISGLCIPISGPDRPLGLLEILTPAPQDWNKEDRNFVNYVAQVLATAIQRKRSEMLLQTQTQILENVATGQGLDEILNSLCLLIESQSPGTVCSILLRDAHQPELRMGAGPSLSSEVAAAFDHLLIAENAGSCGTAAFRGQAVYVEDTQRDPVWVDFRDFAQQHNIRACWSTPFFSQSGDLLGTVALSHQVPCSPTAHHLNIIKTATHLASIAMEGHRTAEKLKQKALFDTLTGLPSRDYFYEQLQRKLQQIQRQQLEGYSRQAELCHFAVLFLDVDHFKLVNDSLGHSVGDQLLVAIARQLKESLRPQDLLARLGGDEFAILLDGVVNHQQAHKIVQRIQRSLAKPLKLNQQEVFTSVSIGITHSTSLYQHPEELLRDADTAMYRAKAHGRGGYVVFDETMHKQVRSRLWLGNSLRYAVKAIEQGQNPFRLQYQPIFCLRQQRLIGFEALLRWHHPQQGLISPEKFIPVAEETGLIIPLGEWVLKAACQQLAAWEQEFSVPLTMSINVSSQQFLQPYFVQSVESLMQSHHLAGHHLKLEITETVLMESTHYVTDRLEQLQNLGISLSLDDFGTGYSSLNYLYNLPINTLKIDRSFVWGIGQGQDQIVKTIIALAHGLEMNVVAEGIETIEQMQYLHTLGCELGQGYWFARPLQPEAAQQVIATLSSPMSLSLPIGE from the coding sequence ATGAATGACTTTGCGACAAATCCTCTAGATAGACAGTCAGAACTCACTGAACTAGGGCAGAAGGCGTTGTCCGGGTTTAGCTTAACTGACTTGTATCTGGATGCGATCGCACTAATGAGTCACCACTTGCCGATCTCAGACTGTAGTTTGTGGCAAGTCCTCTCTGATAGCAACACTCTGCGGTTAGTAGCGAAACAAAAAGCGTCTCTCCTAGGGGGCTCCACCGATATCGATAGCCGAGACTATCCGTGGTTACAGACCTTGATGCAAACGGGACAAACAGCCGTTATTGCCGGGCAATCCGAACAACTTCCCCTGACGCAACCCCATGGAATAAGCGGTCTGTGTATCCCGATCTCTGGGCCAGATCGTCCCCTGGGATTACTGGAGATTTTGACCCCTGCCCCTCAGGATTGGAATAAAGAGGATCGCAATTTTGTTAACTATGTGGCCCAGGTATTAGCAACGGCTATTCAGCGCAAACGTTCAGAAATGCTGCTGCAAACCCAAACCCAAATTTTGGAAAATGTGGCAACGGGGCAAGGGCTAGATGAGATTCTAAACAGTTTGTGTCTATTGATTGAGAGTCAGTCTCCAGGGACGGTTTGTTCCATCCTTTTACGGGATGCTCATCAACCGGAACTACGCATGGGAGCAGGTCCCAGTTTGTCCTCGGAAGTGGCCGCTGCCTTTGATCATTTGCTAATTGCTGAAAATGCTGGCTCTTGTGGGACTGCAGCCTTTCGTGGCCAGGCTGTATATGTGGAAGATACGCAACGCGACCCCGTCTGGGTGGACTTCCGCGACTTTGCCCAACAGCATAATATTCGTGCCTGTTGGTCAACCCCTTTTTTCTCTCAGTCTGGGGATCTATTAGGAACCGTTGCCTTATCTCATCAAGTTCCCTGTTCCCCTACCGCTCATCATCTCAACATCATAAAAACCGCCACCCATTTAGCGAGTATTGCGATGGAGGGACACCGGACGGCCGAGAAACTCAAACAAAAGGCGCTATTTGATACCTTGACGGGATTACCGAGCCGCGACTACTTCTATGAACAGCTTCAACGTAAGTTGCAACAGATTCAGCGCCAGCAGCTAGAGGGATATTCTCGTCAGGCAGAGCTTTGCCATTTCGCCGTTTTGTTTCTGGATGTCGATCACTTTAAGCTCGTTAATGACAGCCTGGGGCATAGCGTGGGGGATCAGCTTCTTGTTGCAATTGCTCGGCAGCTTAAAGAGAGTTTGCGTCCTCAGGATTTACTGGCTCGCTTGGGGGGAGATGAGTTTGCTATTCTCCTGGATGGAGTCGTCAACCACCAACAGGCCCATAAGATTGTCCAACGTATCCAGCGGTCCCTGGCTAAGCCATTAAAGCTCAATCAGCAAGAAGTATTTACTTCAGTCAGTATTGGGATTACCCACTCCACCAGCCTGTATCAACACCCTGAAGAACTGCTGCGAGATGCAGATACAGCCATGTATCGAGCCAAAGCCCACGGTCGCGGGGGGTATGTAGTCTTCGATGAGACCATGCATAAGCAAGTTCGCTCTCGCTTATGGTTAGGCAATAGTCTTAGATATGCGGTCAAAGCGATTGAACAAGGACAGAATCCCTTTCGATTGCAGTATCAGCCCATTTTCTGTTTGCGGCAACAGCGGCTGATTGGTTTTGAAGCGCTATTGCGATGGCATCATCCCCAGCAAGGCCTGATCTCTCCCGAGAAATTCATTCCTGTGGCTGAGGAAACGGGGCTGATTATTCCGCTGGGGGAGTGGGTTTTAAAAGCTGCTTGTCAACAACTCGCGGCATGGGAACAGGAATTTTCCGTACCGTTAACCATGAGTATTAACGTGTCGAGTCAACAGTTTCTGCAACCTTACTTCGTCCAGTCTGTTGAATCTTTAATGCAGTCGCACCATCTGGCCGGTCACCATCTCAAACTGGAAATTACCGAAACGGTGTTAATGGAGTCCACTCACTACGTCACCGATCGACTGGAGCAATTGCAAAACTTAGGCATTTCCCTCAGTTTGGATGATTTTGGCACCGGATATTCATCCTTGAATTATCTGTATAACTTGCCCATTAATACCCTCAAAATCGATCGATCGTTTGTTTGGGGCATTGGCCAAGGACAAGATCAAATTGTCAAAACCATTATTGCTCTTGCCCATGGCCTAGAGATGAATGTTGTGGCAGAAGGGATTGAAACGATAGAACAAATGCAATATCTCCACACCTTAGGGTGTGAGCTTGGACAAGGCTATTGGTTTGCTCGTCCTCTTCAACCGGAGGCAGCCCAACAGGTCATTGCTACCCTGTCTAGTCCCATGAGCTTGTCTTTACCGATTGGGGAATAA
- a CDS encoding diguanylate cyclase yields the protein MPFWFTPKTSLNQRLRLGLGTMFVPLLMLATGAIISFEGALGRFDKGENVGREALFPLAHVEGLLLDLNVVASPVELSHSLTWEEYQQKSQAIKTSLERLLEFSHQDPHQFSSVQEIQRKWQRISQLCQQILDPSVAQSGKGLSHSARVELQEQLKMILQDVQRLNYRLIAFQNDANVNHAEAVRKEVRQLIAMIFGLALAIAVLFAYGLSRSITVPLKSLEDGVEKLGKGDLSHRISLAADDEFSHLAATFNLMAAKLEQSQKDLYRLATLDGLTEVYNRREFNRWLRVEVEKSQRNTDQVSLIMVDIDHFKQLNDTYGHQAGDLALCEVAQLLQREVRPGDIVCRYGGEEFAVILPKTNSDESVAIADRIRLAIAEEAIILPSLQQIEMTASLGVATFPGDAQTKEHLIKQADQALYGAKTSGRNRVHQAQQNVVETQVVV from the coding sequence ATGCCCTTTTGGTTCACCCCTAAAACCTCTCTAAACCAGCGTCTTCGACTGGGCTTAGGGACCATGTTTGTCCCTTTGCTGATGTTGGCGACCGGGGCAATCATTTCCTTTGAAGGAGCATTAGGTCGGTTTGATAAGGGTGAGAATGTAGGGCGCGAAGCCTTGTTCCCATTGGCCCATGTGGAAGGGCTACTTCTAGATTTAAATGTGGTGGCATCGCCAGTTGAGCTATCTCACTCCCTAACGTGGGAGGAGTATCAGCAAAAAAGTCAGGCGATCAAAACGAGTTTGGAGAGGCTCTTGGAATTCTCCCACCAGGATCCACACCAATTTAGTTCTGTACAGGAAATACAGCGAAAATGGCAGCGAATTTCCCAGCTGTGTCAGCAAATCCTGGATCCTTCTGTTGCTCAATCGGGAAAGGGCTTGTCACACTCTGCCAGGGTTGAGCTGCAAGAACAGCTCAAAATGATTTTGCAAGATGTCCAGCGACTGAATTATCGGTTGATTGCGTTTCAAAATGATGCCAATGTCAACCATGCAGAAGCCGTTCGCAAAGAGGTTAGACAGCTGATCGCTATGATTTTTGGTTTGGCGTTAGCGATAGCAGTCCTGTTTGCCTATGGGCTCTCTCGGTCTATTACGGTGCCATTAAAATCTTTGGAGGACGGCGTTGAGAAATTAGGTAAGGGAGATTTGAGCCATCGGATTTCTTTGGCTGCTGACGATGAATTTAGTCATTTAGCCGCAACCTTTAACTTGATGGCGGCCAAGCTGGAGCAAAGTCAAAAAGACTTATACCGTTTAGCAACCTTGGATGGGCTAACGGAAGTCTACAATCGGCGGGAATTCAATCGCTGGTTGAGGGTGGAGGTGGAGAAATCCCAGCGCAATACTGATCAAGTTTCGCTGATCATGGTGGATATTGATCATTTCAAGCAGCTCAATGACACCTATGGCCATCAGGCCGGAGATTTGGCCCTGTGTGAGGTGGCTCAACTTCTACAGCGTGAAGTGCGACCTGGAGATATTGTCTGCCGATACGGTGGCGAAGAGTTTGCAGTCATTCTGCCCAAGACGAATAGTGATGAGAGTGTTGCGATCGCAGATCGGATTCGCCTAGCCATTGCAGAGGAAGCGATTATTCTACCCTCCTTGCAGCAAATAGAGATGACGGCCAGCTTAGGGGTTGCCACCTTCCCTGGTGATGCCCAAACCAAAGAGCACCTGATCAAACAAGCCGATCAGGCGCTCTATGGTGCTAAGACTTCAGGTCGAAATCGAGTCCACCAGGCTCAACAAAATGTTGTCGAAACCCAAGTGGTGGTCTAA
- a CDS encoding Tfp pilus assembly protein FimT/FimU: MLRLYPLIQLRPSHSEAGFTLAEKMVIAAIIGIAAAISAPSIMATMNRAKVKQTMAEVRTALNETQREAIKGNKICTLTLNFVEGKITGPCLKSGDRTLETDVAIATNLIDPNSNTARTNKGQPVLIGSDVQPSLGLSDGETISQIAMAPVPEEQAKASKAGVVVQVIAKCKGNTERGLGLGTCKAKDDDDDDDDGGHDSPSIPGPSAIIPIKYGVLGNPEFAIVSAQQTPTDPSGKIIFYSLDDSKATKHCIAISNTLGLTRIGTYQGDMSPAAITDSGRCTAANWEEQ; encoded by the coding sequence ATGCTCCGCTTGTATCCATTGATTCAACTCAGACCTTCACACTCAGAGGCGGGGTTTACTCTGGCTGAAAAAATGGTCATTGCTGCCATTATCGGCATCGCTGCTGCCATCTCAGCTCCGAGTATTATGGCGACCATGAACCGAGCCAAAGTTAAACAGACGATGGCAGAAGTCCGCACAGCCTTGAATGAAACTCAACGAGAAGCCATTAAAGGCAATAAAATTTGCACCCTAACCCTCAATTTTGTGGAAGGGAAAATAACTGGACCGTGTCTCAAATCGGGTGATCGCACCTTGGAAACGGATGTTGCGATCGCAACTAATCTGATAGATCCAAACTCAAACACAGCCCGTACCAATAAAGGGCAGCCCGTTCTAATTGGTTCAGATGTGCAACCCTCTCTAGGACTGAGCGATGGTGAAACGATCTCCCAAATTGCTATGGCTCCTGTTCCTGAAGAACAAGCTAAAGCGTCTAAAGCGGGAGTGGTCGTTCAGGTTATCGCTAAATGTAAAGGTAATACCGAAAGAGGATTAGGGTTAGGGACCTGCAAAGCTAAAGATGATGACGACGATGATGATGATGGTGGACACGATTCACCCTCTATCCCAGGGCCATCGGCCATCATCCCGATCAAATATGGTGTCTTAGGCAACCCTGAATTTGCGATTGTTAGTGCTCAACAAACACCAACAGATCCTAGCGGCAAGATTATCTTTTACAGTCTTGATGATTCCAAAGCCACTAAACACTGTATTGCGATTTCCAATACTTTAGGGTTAACCCGTATTGGTACCTATCAAGGCGATATGAGTCCGGCTGCCATTACGGACTCGGGTCGTTGCACTGCCGCGAACTGGGAGGAGCAATGA
- a CDS encoding type II secretion system protein J, producing MKHHLGGDGLHQLSSKKTLPTHHGFTLVELLVAAFITSLVVSVAGFGVIAATRANNRTEAIAARRHDLSRAFDFISNEIRMAKRINQSQIMKATDASSMSSMLTSAGLQASDWSNPVLYLEIPITSQVPNICPAGGPNAGSPPPQPATYDQVVYDIRPSTQDWLAPNSIHRYGRVPASDGSINPCSNPVASDTLVDAISEEIDTPPTCPTPGVMMGKGGFQACVQGSQVDLIMRSQISDVEIHRLSSTATSRAGTSQPSQPIPVLTATQQPGTNQIELNWQWSGALSGVTFEVNQEIPSTSQKSKIYTGSDSRNSTEMQGLAGEQHCYTVTAKVGQITSPESNKVCFTPVTVY from the coding sequence ATGAAGCATCATTTAGGGGGAGATGGTTTGCATCAACTGTCATCTAAGAAGACATTACCCACTCACCATGGCTTTACTCTGGTGGAACTCTTGGTTGCGGCTTTCATTACTAGCCTGGTCGTCAGCGTCGCAGGATTTGGGGTGATTGCAGCAACCCGAGCCAACAACCGGACTGAAGCGATTGCGGCTAGACGCCACGACTTAAGCCGAGCTTTTGATTTCATTAGCAATGAAATTAGGATGGCGAAACGCATTAACCAATCCCAAATAATGAAGGCAACGGATGCCTCTTCCATGTCTAGTATGCTGACCAGCGCAGGTTTACAAGCTTCGGACTGGAGTAACCCCGTACTTTACTTAGAAATTCCCATCACCTCCCAGGTTCCAAATATTTGTCCTGCTGGAGGTCCTAATGCAGGTTCACCTCCACCCCAACCCGCGACCTATGATCAAGTCGTGTATGATATCCGCCCCAGTACCCAAGATTGGCTTGCTCCCAACTCCATTCACCGGTATGGTCGTGTTCCCGCCAGTGATGGCAGTATCAATCCCTGTAGTAACCCTGTTGCTAGCGATACCTTAGTGGATGCGATCTCAGAGGAAATCGATACCCCCCCCACCTGTCCTACACCAGGGGTAATGATGGGGAAAGGGGGGTTTCAAGCCTGTGTACAGGGCAGTCAAGTTGATTTAATTATGCGTAGCCAAATCTCTGATGTAGAAATTCATCGATTGAGCAGTACTGCTACGTCCCGCGCAGGAACTAGCCAACCTAGCCAACCTATCCCTGTTTTAACTGCTACTCAACAACCCGGCACCAATCAGATCGAGTTAAATTGGCAGTGGTCCGGTGCTCTAAGTGGCGTCACTTTTGAAGTGAATCAGGAAATTCCTTCAACGTCCCAGAAGTCCAAAATTTATACTGGTTCAGACAGTCGTAACTCAACCGAAATGCAAGGATTGGCTGGAGAACAACATTGCTATACAGTCACCGCAAAAGTGGGGCAAATTACCAGCCCTGAAAGTAATAAAGTTTGCTTTACTCCAGTCACAGTTTATTAA